One window of the Cryptomeria japonica chromosome 7, Sugi_1.0, whole genome shotgun sequence genome contains the following:
- the LOC131039806 gene encoding B3 domain-containing protein Os11g0197600: MEMFDGSSHFFKVMVGDFAHCLSIPPAFARKLRSEIGNGQNGVLQGPKGMRWKVKIWCVDTKIVFFGAGWEIFVYQNAIEFGDFLVFKYICGKYFRVRIFGKNGCEKDIPNFLSAKIQNKCDSQKRSRDLSSTILRSSDHLMNKKLSADLKSKSTADIPIFHSANIQNDCDSQKRSPDLFRSSDRLMKTKLPVDLKRKSTADAAVNEVKKPKLSSKSHPSESPEHFHPSLTEKERQIVKSAKTKTEKKGGIQCHYVSSRRPVNATEKKKALEAAISFVSEKPFGLVIMSAPMVYRMFRIRASNVFIDKVKLPRKRTEVTLVDPKKRQWPVRFLGDNPKPALIGGWRHFSIANNLEEGDACIFERIDDSKDKIKLNVHIFPVVKECSPYKYIKGSKRNDGLPSTTNKKIQVLNNDFATNSLGPEKGKCVKQEIEQLQGEKGKPSNGSKFIDLDKPSISERKAGCRRSLRLAQACHLSKCPKKEPWNDMNVVILS, translated from the exons ATGGAGATGTTTGATGGGAGTTCCCACTTCTTCAAAGTCATGGTCGGAGACTTTGCCCACTGTTTG TCTATTCCTCCTGCCTTTGCTCGAAAACTTAGAAGTGAGATTGGAAATGGACAGAATGGGGTTTTGCAAGGTCCAAAGGGCATGCGATGGAAGGTCAAAATATGGTGTGTAGACACTAAAATTGTGTTTTTTGGCGCGGGTTGGGAAATTTTTGTATATCAAAATGCAATAGAGTTTGGGGATTTTCTAGTATTTAAATACATCTGTGGGAAGTATTTCAGAGTTCGGATATTTGGGAAAAATGGATGTGAAAAAGACATCCCTAATTTTCTTTCTGCGAAGATTCAAAACAAATGTGATTCACAGAAGAGAAGCCGTGATCTTTCTAGTACTATTCTGAGGAGTTCTGATCACTTGATGAACAAAAAATTGTCTGCTGATTTGAAAAGTAAATCAACAGCAGACATCCCTATTTTTCATTCTGCGAATATTCAGAATGATTGTGATTCGCAGAAGAGAAGCCCTGATCTTTTTAGGAGTTCTGATCGCTTGATGAAAACCAAATTGCCTGTTGATTTGAAAAGAAAATCAACAGCAGACGCCGCTGTAAATGAAGTGAAAAAACCCAAGCTTTCTTCTAAAA GTCATCCTTCCGAGAGTCCTGAACATTTCCATCCATCTCTTACCGAAAAGGAACGTCAGATAGTGAAATCGGCGAAGACAAAAACTGAAAAGAAGGGAGggatacaatgtcattatgtttcTAGCAGACGACCTGTTAACGCAACAGAAAAGAAAAAGGCCCTGGAGGCTGCTATATCTTTCGTATCAGAAAAACCCTTTGGCTTAGTAATTATGAGCGCACCAATGGTATACCGAATGTTTAGGATT AGAGCATCAAACGTATTTATAGATAAAGTCAAATTACCAAGGAAAAGAACAGAAGTGACTCTTGTGGATCCTAAAAAAAGGCAATGGCCTGTACGATTCCTTGGAGATAACCCTAAACCTGCCTTGATTGGTGGATGGAGACATTtttcaattgccaataatcttgAGGAAGGAGATGCCTGCATTTTTGAGCGGATAGATGATAGCAAAGACAAAATTAAACTTAATGTGCATATTTTCCCTGTTGTCAAAGAGTGTAGTCCTTACAAGTATATTAAAGGAAGTAAAAGGAATGATGGCCTTCCATCAACTACAAATAAGAAAATACAAGTCTTAAACAATGATTTTGCAACCAATTCACTTGGACCTGAAAAGGGAAAATGTGTGAAACAAGAAATAGAACAGCTGCAAGGGGAGAAGGGAAAACCTAGTAATGGAAGCAAATTTATTGATCTGGATAAACCTTCCATTTCAGAAAGGAAAGCAGGTTGTAGGCGTAGCCTGAGATTAGCACAAGCATGTCATTTGTCGAAGTGTCCAAAGAAAGAGCCGTGGAATGACATGAATGTGGTGATATTGTCATAA